One part of the Mariniblastus fucicola genome encodes these proteins:
- a CDS encoding EsaB/YukD family protein — protein sequence MTETAQREGTKVTFLDQTGAKSVEAVVSDTVTVRKILPSIITKMNLPVIGPDGQPMSYSLDHKEGGRRLHEDQTLVGSSVNDGDHLIVYPEIVAG from the coding sequence ATGACAGAAACGGCTCAACGTGAAGGCACAAAAGTTACCTTTCTTGATCAAACGGGAGCGAAAAGCGTCGAAGCGGTCGTTTCAGACACGGTCACGGTTCGCAAGATTCTTCCCAGCATCATCACCAAGATGAATCTGCCGGTGATCGGACCTGACGGGCAGCCGATGAGCTACAGCCTCGATCACAAAGAAGGTGGCCGACGGCTTCATGAGGATCAAACTCTGGTCGGTTCCAGCGTGAACGATGGCGACCACCTGATCGTGTATCCGGAAATCGTTGCTGGCTAG
- a CDS encoding GNAT family N-acetyltransferase, protein MIPQPTLRTSRLELRQFCPADEQRVALLANDEQLARNLRSFSYPYDVEDARNWISELSSEWDQGKSVVFGVCLRPADSGPAKLVGAIGIVLDRQSNRGELGYWVGRDYWGQGIATEACLSMLDFAFSQLGLNKVTAECLVRNPASARVLEKVQMRQEGYFENHFRKNETDEYCDVRVFGLLRTAWNART, encoded by the coding sequence ATGATCCCTCAACCTACTTTGAGAACTTCCCGGCTCGAATTGAGGCAGTTTTGTCCTGCCGATGAGCAACGCGTCGCCCTGCTCGCCAACGACGAACAGCTTGCTCGAAACTTGAGAAGCTTTAGCTATCCGTACGATGTTGAAGACGCCCGGAACTGGATCAGCGAATTGTCATCCGAATGGGATCAGGGAAAGTCCGTCGTGTTTGGCGTCTGCTTGCGGCCAGCCGACTCCGGCCCCGCCAAACTGGTCGGCGCCATCGGAATCGTGCTCGATCGTCAGAGCAATCGAGGCGAGCTGGGCTATTGGGTTGGCCGTGATTATTGGGGGCAGGGGATTGCCACAGAGGCCTGTCTTTCAATGCTTGATTTCGCTTTCAGCCAGCTGGGACTCAATAAAGTCACCGCGGAATGCCTGGTCAGGAATCCGGCGTCGGCACGGGTGCTGGAGAAAGTTCAGATGCGGCAGGAAGGCTATTTCGAGAACCATTTTCGAAAAAATGAGACAGATGAATATTGTGATGTGAGGGTGTTTGGGCTGTTGAGAACGGCGTGGAACGCGAGAACTTAG
- a CDS encoding DUF502 domain-containing protein, whose product MTRDTSLKTLPKDSKPENPLDPKQSEWRRLRNRIIAGLFVLLPIYITYAIVKWLYVTLYDYAIGPIASFIREYTFKEAAIPGYILYALSVVLAMFVVLSILMIAGVFAKSRLLSVTNWFLHKVPGVNTIYRVVSNVFEALSKSTETPDFKRVVLIEFPHPGIKAPAFVTSECTDTSTGATILCVYVPTTPVPTSGYMLLVPEEKVVKLDWNLEETLQAVVSGGITVPKEVRWA is encoded by the coding sequence ATGACAAGAGACACTTCATTGAAAACGCTGCCAAAGGATTCGAAGCCAGAAAATCCTCTGGACCCAAAGCAAAGCGAGTGGAGACGGCTGAGAAACCGGATTATCGCCGGTTTGTTCGTTTTGCTGCCGATCTACATCACCTACGCCATCGTCAAGTGGCTGTACGTGACCCTCTACGACTACGCGATTGGGCCCATCGCGTCGTTTATTCGCGAGTACACGTTCAAGGAAGCCGCCATTCCTGGCTATATCCTTTACGCGCTGTCCGTCGTTCTGGCAATGTTCGTAGTGCTGTCGATTCTGATGATCGCCGGCGTTTTTGCCAAATCGCGTTTGCTGTCAGTCACCAACTGGTTCCTGCACAAAGTCCCAGGTGTCAACACGATCTATCGAGTGGTCAGCAACGTCTTCGAAGCGCTCTCGAAATCGACGGAAACTCCGGATTTCAAGCGGGTGGTGTTGATCGAATTTCCCCATCCGGGGATCAAAGCACCGGCTTTTGTAACATCCGAGTGCACCGATACCAGCACTGGCGCGACGATTTTGTGCGTCTATGTCCCGACAACCCCCGTGCCGACATCCGGATACATGCTGCTGGTGCCGGAAGAGAAAGTTGTAAAGTTAGACTGGAACCTCGAAGAGACCCTCCAGGCGGTGGTCTCAGGCGGGATTACGGTCCCAAAGGAAGTCCGCTGGGCGTGA